From a single Micromonospora carbonacea genomic region:
- a CDS encoding sensor histidine kinase, whose amino-acid sequence MGAGPDPARSGVSNHRRRRFDVRVVPHRRRSPLRLRDWRLGTKLATVLVIPSVAFLVLAGVQTQGLVGRTTELSDFARQVGIGRQITDAVHQLQQERDRTAGELAELRRSGGGGVARDAAIAALKPLQSGTDAAVRELRRAAGPLADADAAWQVAYSAALEAYDQVVYIRAAVPPAVLASDTILSNYHRAVSALLNLLAQPSPGEGRRALNEAVLRYVQLARVKELSSRVRAELYAAARAGRYGVEDQVELTDLRAQQLTALGAFRVAATNEQIRRYDAVSVDPAFTAAAKLEEQSLPSGGAEPRVLPAPQWWAASEQRQELLRQLEASVVDDAVRRADEASAGQLRTTLLVAGGIVAVLLVALLISVLVGRTIARSMRLLRGQALRIAQVELPDALDRLRQVSGGVPDIEVPAAVVRSLDEVGELAEAFVAVHRSAVSVAVEQATMRRNVNLMFVNLARRSQVLVERQLELLDSLEREESDPDQLENLFKLDHLAARMRRNDESLLVLAGSESTRRWNRPVALGAVLLAASAEIEQYQRVRHQQVADLHVVGHVIGDLVHLFAELLENATTFSRPDTAVLVTAGPEGPGAVVEIVDRGLGMTPAALAEANEVLATPPAADVAASERMGLFVVSHLAARHAVVVRLHSAPDGLVARVHIPAPLLTAAPPMVELDPPVSPRMLTTTLTNLPRVTAPLADDPAPVAGGRPVGGAAARGPARPPGVAVPPEPAEQPVAGRRPRSVTVPRPGRSVPVRAEDVLTPAAGPAAPGGGGWWSRQGPAAGTATPDPVPPAVPVTGGVNEHGLPVRVPMAQLATVTQPARPQTPAPRHDPDPEAVGGMLTRLYSGVRRAEAEETTEIFLPPAGGRTEGGHQ is encoded by the coding sequence GTGGGCGCAGGTCCCGACCCGGCGCGGAGCGGGGTGTCGAACCACCGCAGGCGTCGGTTCGACGTCCGTGTCGTGCCGCACCGCCGCCGCTCGCCGCTGCGGCTGCGGGACTGGCGGCTGGGGACCAAGCTCGCCACCGTCCTGGTCATCCCGTCCGTGGCGTTCCTGGTGCTGGCCGGCGTGCAGACGCAGGGCCTGGTCGGGCGCACCACCGAACTGAGCGACTTCGCGCGTCAGGTGGGCATCGGGCGGCAGATCACCGACGCCGTGCACCAGCTCCAGCAGGAACGCGACCGCACCGCCGGCGAGCTGGCCGAGCTGCGCCGCAGCGGGGGCGGCGGCGTCGCCCGGGACGCCGCGATCGCCGCGCTGAAGCCGTTGCAGTCCGGCACCGACGCCGCCGTGCGGGAGCTGCGGCGGGCGGCCGGCCCGCTGGCCGACGCCGACGCCGCCTGGCAGGTGGCCTACTCGGCGGCGCTGGAGGCGTACGACCAGGTCGTCTACATCCGCGCGGCGGTGCCCCCGGCGGTGCTGGCCAGCGACACGATCCTCAGCAACTACCACCGGGCGGTCTCCGCCCTGCTGAACCTGCTCGCCCAGCCCTCGCCGGGGGAGGGCCGGCGGGCGCTCAACGAGGCCGTGCTGCGCTACGTCCAGCTCGCCCGGGTCAAGGAGCTCTCCTCCCGCGTCCGCGCGGAGCTGTACGCCGCCGCCCGCGCCGGCCGCTACGGGGTGGAGGACCAGGTCGAGCTGACCGACCTGCGGGCGCAGCAGCTCACCGCCCTCGGGGCGTTCCGGGTCGCCGCCACCAACGAGCAGATCCGCCGCTACGACGCGGTCTCCGTCGACCCGGCGTTCACCGCCGCCGCGAAGCTGGAGGAGCAGAGCCTGCCTAGCGGCGGCGCGGAGCCCCGGGTGCTGCCCGCCCCGCAGTGGTGGGCGGCCAGCGAGCAGCGCCAGGAGCTGCTGCGGCAGTTGGAGGCCAGCGTCGTCGACGACGCGGTGCGCCGGGCCGACGAGGCCAGCGCCGGCCAGCTGCGCACCACCCTGCTGGTGGCCGGCGGGATCGTCGCGGTGCTGCTGGTGGCCCTGCTGATCTCGGTGCTGGTCGGTCGGACGATCGCCCGGTCGATGCGGCTGCTGCGCGGCCAGGCGCTGCGGATCGCCCAGGTCGAGCTCCCGGACGCCCTCGACCGGCTCCGCCAGGTCAGCGGCGGGGTGCCCGACATCGAGGTGCCGGCGGCGGTCGTCCGCTCCCTCGACGAGGTCGGCGAGCTGGCCGAGGCGTTCGTCGCGGTGCACCGCAGCGCCGTCAGCGTCGCGGTGGAACAGGCGACCATGCGCCGCAACGTCAACCTGATGTTCGTCAACCTCGCCCGGCGCAGTCAGGTCCTGGTGGAGCGGCAGCTGGAGCTGCTCGACAGCCTGGAACGGGAGGAGAGCGACCCCGACCAGCTGGAGAACCTGTTCAAGCTCGACCACCTCGCCGCCCGCATGCGTCGCAACGACGAGAGCCTGCTGGTGCTCGCCGGCAGCGAGTCGACCCGGCGGTGGAACCGGCCGGTGGCGCTGGGCGCGGTGCTGCTGGCCGCCAGCGCCGAGATCGAGCAGTACCAGCGGGTGCGCCACCAGCAGGTGGCCGACCTGCACGTCGTCGGGCACGTCATCGGTGACCTGGTCCACCTGTTCGCCGAGCTGCTGGAGAACGCCACCACGTTCTCCCGGCCGGACACCGCCGTGCTGGTCACCGCCGGCCCCGAGGGGCCCGGCGCGGTGGTGGAGATCGTCGACCGGGGGCTGGGCATGACCCCGGCGGCGCTCGCCGAGGCGAACGAGGTGCTGGCGACCCCGCCGGCGGCCGACGTCGCCGCGTCCGAGCGGATGGGCCTGTTCGTGGTCAGCCACCTCGCGGCCCGGCACGCGGTCGTCGTGCGCCTGCACTCCGCCCCCGACGGCCTGGTGGCCCGGGTGCACATCCCGGCCCCGCTGCTCACCGCCGCCCCGCCGATGGTGGAGCTGGACCCGCCCGTGTCCCCACGGATGCTGACCACCACGCTGACCAACCTGCCCCGGGTGACCGCGCCCCTGGCCGACGACCCCGCCCCGGTGGCGGGCGGTCGCCCGGTGGGCGGCGCCGCGGCCCGGGGCCCGGCCCGGCCGCCAGGCGTCGCCGTGCCCCCGGAGCCGGCGGAGCAGCCGGTGGCGGGTCGCCGGCCGCGCAGCGTCACCGTGCCCAGGCCGGGGCGGTCGGTGCCGGTGCGGGCCGAGGACGTGCTGACCCCGGCCGCCGGCCCGGCCGCCCCCGGCGGGGGCGGCTGGTGGTCACGGCAGGGCCCGGCGGCCGGCACGGCGACCCCCGATCCCGTGCCGCCCGCGGTGCCGGTGACCGGGGGCGTCAACGAGCACGGACTCCCCGTCCGGGTGCCGATGGCCCAGCTCGCCACCGTCACGCAGCCGGCGCGGCCGCAGACGCCGGCCCCGCGGCACGACCCGGACCCGGAGGCCGTGGGCGGCATGCTGACGCGGCTCTACAGCGGCGTACGGCGGGCCGAGGCCGAGGAGACCACCGAGATTTTCCTGCCGCCGGCCGGCGGGCGCACCGAAGGGGGACATCAGTGA
- a CDS encoding FGGY family carbohydrate kinase has translation MNILALDLGTSSVRGLVLDPDAVPRPGALARRKVRVAVDDDGAGTLDAPTYLACLAECLDELAAGGHLRDVGLVATSAQWHSVLPVDRAGEPLGPVLTWLDTRPEPPAGATGPADEAAFHRRTGTWWHRCYWSVRLPWLRERASAPPARFVGLAEYVLGGLLDAAPMSVSQASGTGLLDLRTLTWDAEACELAATGPGQLPELAGDGWRGRLRPEHARRWPQLADAAWAAPVGDGAASNVGSGAVDPGRAAVTVGTSSAVRLVQAVPAGAELPPLPDRLWRYRVDHDHVVTGAAYSSGGNLFAWADRELRLPRGAALDAALARIPRGGGVAADPHFGGDRPPGHAPAGSGALGGLSFGTGAVDILAGLMSGVCRLVAADLVELESTVGGPVEVVLGGGAVEASAWWRESFADVLAPRRVYHHPDPEVGATGAARVALGRLDAAVPLVAIGRTDEPPSPTPSGQRHPRYPS, from the coding sequence ATGAACATCCTCGCCCTCGACCTGGGCACCTCCTCGGTGCGTGGCCTCGTGCTGGACCCGGACGCCGTGCCGCGCCCCGGCGCCCTCGCCCGCCGCAAGGTGCGCGTCGCCGTCGACGACGACGGCGCGGGCACCCTGGACGCCCCGACCTACCTGGCCTGCCTCGCCGAGTGCCTCGACGAGCTGGCCGCCGGCGGGCACCTGCGCGACGTCGGCCTGGTCGCCACCAGCGCCCAGTGGCACTCGGTGCTGCCGGTCGACCGGGCCGGCGAGCCGCTGGGGCCGGTGCTCACCTGGCTCGACACCCGCCCCGAGCCCCCGGCGGGCGCGACCGGCCCGGCCGACGAGGCCGCATTCCACCGCCGCACCGGCACCTGGTGGCACCGCTGCTACTGGTCGGTGCGGCTGCCGTGGCTGCGTGAGCGCGCCTCGGCCCCGCCCGCCCGGTTCGTCGGCCTCGCCGAGTACGTGCTGGGCGGCCTGCTCGACGCCGCGCCGATGTCGGTCTCCCAGGCCTCCGGCACCGGCCTGCTCGACCTGCGCACCCTCACCTGGGACGCCGAGGCGTGCGAGCTGGCCGCCACCGGCCCGGGGCAGCTCCCCGAGCTGGCCGGCGACGGCTGGCGGGGGCGGCTGCGCCCCGAGCACGCCCGCCGCTGGCCGCAGCTCGCCGACGCGGCCTGGGCGGCGCCGGTGGGCGACGGGGCCGCCTCGAACGTCGGCTCGGGCGCGGTGGACCCGGGCCGGGCGGCGGTGACGGTCGGCACCTCGTCGGCCGTCCGGCTGGTCCAGGCGGTGCCGGCCGGCGCGGAGCTGCCGCCGCTGCCGGACCGGCTGTGGCGTTACCGGGTCGACCACGACCACGTGGTCACCGGGGCGGCGTACTCCTCCGGGGGGAACCTGTTCGCCTGGGCGGACCGCGAGCTGCGGCTGCCCCGGGGCGCCGCCCTGGACGCCGCGCTGGCCCGGATCCCCCGGGGCGGCGGCGTCGCGGCGGACCCGCACTTCGGGGGCGACCGGCCGCCCGGCCACGCGCCGGCCGGCTCCGGCGCGCTGGGCGGGCTGAGCTTCGGCACCGGCGCGGTCGACATCCTCGCCGGCCTGATGTCCGGGGTCTGCCGGCTGGTCGCGGCCGACCTCGTCGAGCTGGAGTCCACCGTGGGCGGGCCGGTCGAGGTGGTGCTGGGCGGCGGGGCCGTGGAGGCCTCCGCGTGGTGGCGGGAGTCGTTCGCCGACGTCCTCGCGCCCCGCCGCGTCTACCACCACCCCGACCCGGAGGTCGGCGCGACGGGCGCGGCCCGGGTGGCGCTGGGTCGGCTGGACGCGGCGGTACCGCTCGTGGCCATCGGCCGGACGGATGAGCCGCCCTCACCGACCCCGTCAGGACAGCGCCACCCTCGGTATCCTTCCTGA
- a CDS encoding roadblock/LC7 domain-containing protein, translating to MTLSQEARDVSWLVSAFAQRVPGVAHAIVVSSDGLLVAVSDHLPRDHADKLAAVTSGVMSITAGAAQMFDGDIVKQTVVEMGRGYFLVMQVRDGSILATLAAGDADIGVVGYEMARLAKQAGEMLTPALRAELQQALPPLG from the coding sequence ATGACGTTGAGCCAGGAGGCGCGGGACGTGAGCTGGCTGGTCAGCGCGTTCGCGCAACGGGTGCCCGGGGTGGCGCACGCCATCGTGGTCTCCTCGGACGGGCTGCTGGTCGCCGTCTCCGACCACCTGCCGCGCGACCACGCCGACAAGCTCGCCGCCGTGACCTCGGGGGTGATGAGCATCACCGCCGGCGCGGCGCAGATGTTCGACGGCGACATCGTCAAGCAGACCGTCGTGGAGATGGGCCGCGGCTACTTCCTGGTGATGCAGGTGCGCGACGGCTCGATCCTGGCCACGCTGGCCGCCGGGGACGCCGACATCGGCGTGGTCGGCTACGAGATGGCGCGGCTGGCCAAGCAGGCCGGCGAGATGCTCACCCCGGCGCTGCGCGCCGAGCTCCAGCAGGCGCTGCCCCCGCTGGGCTGA
- a CDS encoding chorismate-binding protein — MIRPHDLLAAVADGVDPGPFALVRREGADHLELFTGTVRAVDRLADVPLPDGPAGPRTLALVPYRQVTERGFACVDDGTPLECLQIAGHARLPLADVVAALPDTPVATADAGFDIADAEYADTVARVLAEEIGRGEGANFVVHRTMRATVQGSPLVAALAALRRLLLRERGAYWTFVVHTGTRILVGASPERHVSVDDGLVMMNPISGTFRHGGTADTASLLRFLTDPKEVDELYMVLDEELKMMATVAERGGQVVGPYLKEMSHLAHTEYLLAGQSCLDVRDVLRETMFAPTVTGSPMENACRVIARHERTGRRYYAGVLALLGRDDAGRQTLDAPILIRTAEISPGGELRVPVGATLVRHSTPEGEVAETHAKAAGVLAALGLRPDAPDPGPGPVPRLADDPQVRAALAARNAPLARFWLDQRPPGAVALPGLAGRRALIVDGEDTFTGMLAHQLRALGLAVEVAPWHRPAGDDAYDLVVAGPGPGDPRAVDQPKMAALRGLLARRLAAGAPTLAVCLGHQLLAGLLGLRLHRRDAPYQGLQRDVGVFGTSRRVGFYSTFTAVADADRVASAYGPVELARDPVDHAVHALRGPGFAGVQFHPESVLSRDGLAVLADLLGHLLSVPPGRSPAVARARG, encoded by the coding sequence ATGATCCGCCCGCACGACCTGCTCGCCGCCGTCGCCGACGGCGTCGACCCCGGCCCCTTCGCGCTCGTCCGCCGCGAGGGCGCCGACCACCTGGAGCTGTTCACCGGCACCGTACGCGCCGTCGACCGGCTCGCCGACGTCCCGCTGCCCGACGGCCCGGCCGGGCCACGCACGCTGGCGCTGGTGCCGTACCGGCAGGTCACCGAGCGGGGGTTCGCCTGCGTCGACGACGGGACCCCGCTGGAGTGCCTCCAGATCGCCGGGCACGCCCGGTTGCCCCTGGCCGACGTCGTCGCCGCCCTGCCCGACACGCCGGTGGCGACCGCCGACGCCGGGTTCGACATCGCCGACGCCGAGTACGCCGACACGGTCGCCCGGGTGCTCGCCGAGGAGATCGGCCGGGGCGAGGGGGCGAACTTCGTCGTCCACCGCACCATGCGCGCCACCGTGCAGGGCTCCCCGCTGGTCGCCGCCCTGGCCGCGCTGCGCCGGCTGCTGCTGCGCGAGCGCGGCGCGTACTGGACGTTCGTGGTGCACACCGGCACCCGGATCCTGGTCGGGGCGAGCCCCGAGCGGCACGTCAGCGTCGACGACGGACTGGTCATGATGAACCCGATCAGCGGCACCTTCCGGCACGGCGGCACCGCCGACACCGCCTCGCTGCTGCGCTTCCTCACCGACCCGAAGGAGGTCGACGAGCTCTACATGGTGCTCGACGAGGAGCTGAAGATGATGGCCACCGTCGCCGAGCGCGGCGGGCAGGTCGTCGGCCCCTACCTCAAGGAGATGTCGCACCTGGCGCACACCGAGTACCTGCTCGCCGGGCAGAGCTGCCTGGACGTGCGGGACGTGCTGCGGGAGACGATGTTCGCCCCGACCGTCACCGGCAGCCCGATGGAGAACGCCTGCCGGGTCATCGCCCGGCACGAGCGCACGGGGCGGCGCTACTACGCCGGGGTGCTGGCCCTGCTGGGCCGCGACGACGCCGGCCGGCAGACCCTGGACGCGCCGATCCTGATCCGCACGGCGGAGATCTCCCCCGGCGGGGAGCTGCGGGTGCCGGTCGGGGCGACGCTGGTGCGCCACTCGACGCCCGAGGGCGAGGTGGCCGAGACGCACGCCAAGGCGGCCGGGGTGCTGGCCGCGCTCGGGCTGCGCCCCGACGCCCCCGACCCGGGGCCGGGCCCGGTGCCCCGGCTGGCCGACGACCCGCAGGTCCGTGCCGCGCTGGCCGCCCGCAACGCCCCGCTGGCCCGGTTCTGGCTGGACCAGCGCCCGCCGGGGGCGGTGGCCCTGCCCGGGCTGGCCGGCCGCCGGGCGCTGATCGTCGACGGGGAGGACACCTTCACCGGCATGCTCGCCCACCAGCTGCGCGCCCTCGGGCTCGCCGTCGAGGTGGCCCCGTGGCACCGCCCGGCCGGCGACGACGCGTACGACCTGGTGGTCGCCGGCCCCGGCCCGGGCGACCCGAGGGCGGTGGACCAGCCGAAGATGGCGGCCCTGCGCGGGCTGCTCGCCCGGCGGCTCGCGGCCGGCGCGCCGACCCTCGCGGTGTGCCTGGGCCACCAGTTGCTGGCCGGGCTGCTCGGGTTGCGGCTGCACCGGCGCGACGCGCCGTACCAGGGGTTGCAGCGCGACGTCGGCGTGTTCGGCACGAGCCGCCGGGTGGGGTTCTACTCCACGTTCACGGCCGTCGCCGACGCCGACCGGGTGGCCAGCGCGTACGGGCCGGTGGAGCTGGCCCGCGACCCGGTCGACCACGCGGTGCACGCGCTGCGCGGGCCCGGCTTCGCCGGGGTGCAGTTCCACCCCGAGTCGGTGCTCAGCCGCGACGGCCTGGCGGTCCTGGCCGACCTGCTGGGCCACCTGCTGTCGGTGCCGCCGGGCCGGTCGCCGGCCGTGGCCCGCGCCCGGGGATGA
- a CDS encoding GH1 family beta-glucosidase, translating to MSMLTRRRLLSRAALSATAGATGAGLRVGGTAATAAVSGGLATGCDAGTDPDTDPTDGPRGDLRFPTGFRWGAATSAYQVEGATKEDGRGESVWDTFSRTPGRTRNGDTGDIAADHYHRYADDLDLMRDLGLRSYRFSISWPRIQPDGTGTPNQRGLDFYRRLVDGLHERGISPMATLFHWDLPQTLQDAGGWENRDTAYRFAEYAELLYRGLGDQIPVWLTINEPKTVVQNGYLHGHHAPGFQDPQAAYLVAHHLQLGHGLAVEALRATGSDARIGPALNLHPCYPADDSAEADRASRLYDGYENRLYLDSILKGSYPADVLADLGPDSRMARGIRDGDLKIISAPIDLLAVQYYTPYYVTATGDTVTRWPTSQADWQQIYPDGMYDILTRVTRDYGPVPLTVTENGLPQADTLSPDGTVDDSGRISFLRDHMAAAHRAVTDGVPLESYHVWSLLDNFEWAEGYDQRWGLIYVDYPTQRRVPKRSALWYREVIRANGL from the coding sequence ATGTCGATGCTCACCCGGCGGCGGCTACTCAGCCGCGCCGCACTCTCCGCCACCGCCGGGGCCACCGGCGCCGGCCTGCGCGTGGGCGGCACGGCCGCCACCGCCGCCGTCTCCGGCGGCCTGGCCACCGGATGCGACGCCGGCACCGACCCCGACACCGACCCCACCGACGGGCCCCGGGGCGACCTGCGCTTCCCGACCGGTTTCCGCTGGGGCGCGGCCACCTCGGCATACCAGGTGGAGGGCGCCACCAAGGAGGACGGCCGGGGCGAGTCGGTCTGGGACACCTTCAGCCGCACCCCCGGCCGGACCCGCAACGGCGACACCGGCGACATCGCCGCCGACCACTACCACCGCTACGCCGACGACCTCGACCTGATGCGCGACCTGGGGCTGCGCAGCTACCGGTTCTCCATCTCCTGGCCGCGCATCCAGCCCGACGGCACCGGCACGCCCAACCAGCGGGGTCTCGACTTCTACCGTCGCCTCGTCGACGGGCTGCACGAACGCGGCATCTCGCCGATGGCCACCCTGTTCCACTGGGACCTGCCGCAGACGTTGCAGGACGCCGGCGGCTGGGAGAACCGCGACACCGCCTACCGGTTCGCCGAGTACGCCGAGCTGCTCTACCGCGGCCTCGGCGACCAGATCCCGGTCTGGCTGACCATCAACGAGCCGAAGACCGTGGTGCAGAACGGCTACCTCCACGGCCACCACGCCCCCGGCTTCCAGGACCCGCAGGCGGCCTACCTGGTCGCCCACCACCTCCAGCTCGGGCACGGCCTGGCCGTGGAGGCGCTGCGGGCCACCGGCAGCGACGCCCGGATCGGCCCCGCCCTCAACCTGCACCCCTGCTACCCGGCCGACGACAGCGCCGAGGCCGACCGCGCCAGCCGGCTCTACGACGGGTACGAGAACCGCCTCTACCTCGACTCGATCCTCAAGGGCAGCTACCCGGCGGACGTGCTGGCCGACCTGGGGCCCGACAGCCGGATGGCGCGCGGCATCCGCGACGGCGACCTGAAGATCATCTCCGCGCCGATCGACCTGCTCGCCGTGCAGTACTACACCCCGTACTACGTGACGGCCACCGGCGACACCGTCACCCGCTGGCCCACCTCCCAGGCGGACTGGCAGCAGATCTACCCCGACGGCATGTACGACATCCTGACCCGGGTGACCCGCGACTACGGCCCGGTCCCGCTGACCGTCACGGAGAACGGCCTGCCGCAGGCCGACACCCTCTCCCCCGACGGGACCGTCGACGACTCGGGCCGGATCAGCTTCCTGCGCGACCACATGGCGGCCGCGCACCGGGCCGTCACCGACGGGGTGCCGCTGGAGAGCTACCACGTCTGGTCGCTGCTGGACAACTTCGAGTGGGCGGAGGGCTACGACCAGCGCTGGGGCCTGATCTACGTGGACTACCCCACCCAGCGCCGGGTGCCCAAGCGCAGCGCGCTGTGGTACCGCGAGGTGATCCGGGCCAACGGCCTGTAG